The following proteins come from a genomic window of Sinorhizobium fredii NGR234:
- a CDS encoding ABC transporter substrate-binding protein, with protein MTSETKTATPAKGISRRTLLKTGAAAAGAIAGSGAITGFPTIWAQNPITLRQFGTGVSNINAIAEKCKEDLGITLEMTATDSDAAAQRAVTQPDSYDIADIEYWIAKKVFPSGVMQPMDVSKIKFYDKIVPLFIDGKLKPESVVAQGTAPHTVGFVEAQDSKSFAKAPTQWMTLIPTIYNADTLGIRPDLVGREITTWADIMDPAFKGKTAILNIPSIGIMDAAMIMEALGNIKYADKGNMTTDEIDATIDFLIKAKQDGQFRAFWKSFDESVNLMASGEVVIQSMWSPAVAAVRSKGIACKYQPLKEGYRAWGGGLGLAAHLQGAQLDAAYEYINWYLSGWVGAYLNRQGYYSAAMETAKAHMSEDEWGFWVEGKPAKGDILSPEGKVMEKAGAVRDGGSFEERMGKVACWNSVMDEDRYMVRRWNEFIAA; from the coding sequence ATGACCAGTGAAACAAAGACTGCCACGCCCGCAAAAGGCATATCGCGGCGCACGCTCCTGAAGACCGGGGCGGCCGCCGCCGGTGCCATTGCCGGCTCCGGCGCCATTACCGGCTTCCCGACCATCTGGGCGCAGAACCCGATTACGCTCCGCCAGTTCGGCACCGGCGTCTCGAACATCAACGCGATCGCCGAAAAGTGCAAGGAAGACCTCGGCATCACGCTGGAGATGACCGCGACCGATTCCGACGCCGCGGCCCAGCGCGCCGTGACCCAGCCGGACTCCTACGACATCGCCGACATCGAATACTGGATCGCCAAGAAGGTCTTCCCGTCGGGCGTCATGCAGCCGATGGATGTCTCGAAGATCAAATTCTACGACAAGATCGTGCCGCTCTTCATCGACGGCAAGCTGAAGCCGGAGAGCGTCGTTGCCCAGGGCACCGCGCCGCACACCGTCGGCTTCGTCGAGGCGCAGGACTCCAAGAGCTTCGCCAAAGCGCCGACGCAGTGGATGACGCTCATCCCGACCATCTACAATGCCGACACGCTCGGCATCCGTCCGGATCTCGTCGGCCGCGAGATCACCACCTGGGCCGACATCATGGACCCGGCCTTCAAGGGCAAGACGGCGATCCTCAACATCCCGTCGATCGGCATCATGGACGCCGCCATGATCATGGAGGCCCTGGGCAATATCAAATATGCCGACAAGGGCAACATGACGACGGACGAGATCGACGCAACGATCGATTTCCTCATCAAGGCGAAGCAGGACGGCCAGTTCCGCGCCTTCTGGAAGTCGTTCGACGAGAGCGTCAACCTCATGGCCTCCGGCGAGGTCGTCATCCAGTCCATGTGGTCGCCGGCCGTCGCCGCGGTGCGCTCGAAGGGCATCGCCTGCAAGTACCAGCCTCTGAAAGAGGGTTATCGCGCCTGGGGCGGCGGCCTCGGCCTCGCCGCCCACCTCCAGGGCGCCCAGCTCGACGCGGCCTATGAGTACATCAACTGGTATCTCTCCGGCTGGGTCGGCGCATACCTCAACCGCCAGGGCTACTACTCGGCTGCCATGGAGACTGCCAAGGCCCACATGTCCGAGGACGAATGGGGCTTCTGGGTCGAAGGCAAGCCCGCCAAGGGCGACATCCTCTCGCCGGAAGGCAAGGTCATGGAAAAGGCCGGTGCCGTGCGCGACGGCGGCTCCTTCGAGGAACGCATGGGCAAGGTCGCCTGCTGGAACTCGGTGATGGACGAGGACCGCTACATGGTCCGCCGCTGGAACGAGTTCATCGCGGCTTAA
- a CDS encoding ABC transporter ATP-binding protein, whose amino-acid sequence MSKAAEIDIASVSKVYGTTTAVHAISLKIPAGSYCCFLGPSGCGKTSTLRMIAGHESLSSGDIRLGNVVITDFPPARRGTAMMFQSYALFPHLDLVDNVAFSLKMKGVQKEERRAKALEMLKLMQMEAYATRRPAQLSGGQQQRVALARALITDPEALLLDEPLSALDPFLKIRMRAELKKLQKTLGITFVHVTHSQEEAMALADVIVIMNDGRIEQAAAPRTVFEKPATAFVARFMGDHNVLSGRVTSIDDGIVTLTVPDGQIFSVRDIAQEIGKSIDIGIRTDRVRLEPASEKSLGFQGVVANVEYRGASVKITVIGAGSDDFTVVVSDADYFTKPVSTGDALSLSWAMEDVIPLGRLSA is encoded by the coding sequence ATGTCCAAAGCAGCAGAAATCGATATCGCTTCCGTTTCCAAGGTCTATGGCACGACCACTGCCGTCCATGCCATCAGCCTGAAGATTCCGGCCGGCAGCTATTGCTGCTTTCTCGGCCCCTCGGGCTGCGGCAAGACCTCTACGCTCCGGATGATCGCCGGACACGAGAGTTTGTCCTCCGGCGATATCCGTCTCGGTAATGTCGTGATCACCGACTTTCCGCCCGCCAGACGCGGCACGGCGATGATGTTCCAGTCCTACGCGCTGTTTCCGCATCTAGACCTCGTCGACAACGTCGCCTTCAGCCTGAAGATGAAAGGTGTGCAGAAGGAGGAACGCCGGGCCAAGGCTCTGGAAATGCTCAAGCTCATGCAGATGGAGGCCTATGCGACACGCCGTCCGGCGCAGCTTTCCGGCGGCCAGCAGCAGCGCGTCGCGCTCGCCCGGGCGCTCATCACCGATCCGGAAGCGCTGCTGCTCGATGAGCCGCTGTCGGCGCTCGATCCATTCCTGAAGATCCGGATGCGCGCCGAACTCAAGAAGCTGCAGAAGACGCTCGGCATCACCTTCGTGCATGTGACGCACAGCCAGGAAGAGGCAATGGCGCTCGCCGATGTGATCGTCATCATGAACGACGGCCGGATCGAGCAGGCCGCAGCGCCGCGCACCGTCTTCGAAAAGCCGGCGACCGCCTTCGTCGCCCGCTTCATGGGCGACCACAACGTGCTTTCCGGCCGCGTCACATCGATCGACGACGGCATCGTCACGCTGACGGTGCCGGACGGTCAGATCTTTTCGGTACGCGACATCGCACAGGAGATTGGAAAATCGATCGATATCGGCATCCGCACCGATCGTGTCCGGCTCGAGCCCGCCTCGGAAAAGTCGCTCGGCTTCCAGGGGGTCGTCGCGAACGTCGAATACCGCGGCGCTTCGGTGAAGATCACGGTTATCGGAGCCGGCAGCGACGACTTCACCGTGGTCGTCTCCGATGCCGATTACTTCACGAAACCCGTGTCGACCGGCGACGCGCTGTCCTTGAGCTGGGCCATGGAGGACGTGATCCCCCTTGGCCGCCTTTCAGCCTGA
- a CDS encoding GntR family transcriptional regulator: MTPANLASAESAIEIDARQIREAVRDAIVERRLAPGTKLSETDVGSLFNVSRTLVRAALQALSYEGLVSFEKNRGAFVASPSVAEAQQIFATRRLLEPVILREAAPHVGKTQVKELRALLAEEERLTNQRGAPARRAEIKASGDFHLAVAAMSGNAILKRFMDELVARSSLVIALYGQSVISSCGHSEHQQIVDALENKDVETACALMLRHIDHIEADLDLRPARKGSDLKDAFHL, from the coding sequence ATGACGCCAGCCAATCTTGCCTCGGCGGAAAGCGCCATAGAAATCGACGCCCGGCAGATCCGCGAAGCAGTTCGCGATGCGATCGTCGAGCGGCGCCTCGCGCCCGGGACGAAGCTTTCCGAAACCGACGTCGGCAGCCTTTTCAATGTCAGCCGGACCCTCGTTCGCGCCGCTCTTCAGGCTCTCTCCTATGAAGGGCTCGTCAGTTTCGAGAAGAATCGCGGCGCCTTTGTTGCCTCGCCCTCGGTGGCCGAGGCACAGCAGATCTTCGCGACGCGCCGCCTGCTGGAGCCGGTCATACTTCGCGAGGCGGCGCCTCATGTCGGCAAAACGCAGGTCAAAGAACTCAGAGCGTTGCTCGCGGAGGAGGAGCGGCTGACGAACCAGCGCGGCGCGCCGGCCCGCCGCGCCGAAATCAAGGCGTCCGGCGATTTTCATCTGGCGGTCGCCGCCATGAGCGGCAATGCCATTCTCAAACGCTTCATGGATGAACTCGTCGCCCGCTCCTCGCTCGTGATCGCGCTTTACGGGCAATCGGTCATATCGAGCTGCGGGCACAGCGAGCATCAGCAGATTGTCGATGCGCTCGAGAACAAGGACGTCGAGACCGCCTGCGCGTTGATGCTCCGGCATATCGATCACATCGAGGCCGACCTCGATCTCCGACCGGCAAGGAAAGGCAGCGACCTAAAAGACGCCTTCCATCTGTAA
- a CDS encoding DeoR family transcriptional regulator, whose translation MANRKATRIIALAEALSVRRVLHLKDAAALLGVSEMTVRRDIADNPGLFGYLGGHIVPAADIEADAPYDLAREADSHATAKREACVHAARHIRPDETIFIDCGTTLEYLVDLIPESYSITAVCYSLNVADRLTRRPNVRIVMLGGVYHPSSASFSGNSGLETLDHLGINVAFLSAAGVDPDRGATCVHFHEVPVKQKVISLARENYLVVDNSKIGRLKAAFFAPLAAFRAVITEDGEATLPALEASRG comes from the coding sequence ATGGCCAACCGTAAGGCTACCCGCATCATCGCATTGGCCGAGGCGCTTTCGGTACGGCGCGTGCTGCATCTCAAGGATGCCGCCGCCCTTCTCGGCGTGTCGGAGATGACCGTCCGCCGCGACATTGCCGACAATCCCGGCCTTTTCGGATATCTCGGCGGTCATATCGTTCCGGCCGCCGATATCGAGGCTGATGCGCCCTATGATCTCGCCCGCGAGGCCGACAGTCACGCGACGGCGAAGCGCGAGGCCTGCGTGCATGCCGCCCGGCATATCCGTCCCGACGAGACGATCTTCATCGATTGCGGCACGACGCTCGAATATCTCGTAGATCTGATACCGGAAAGTTATTCAATCACGGCAGTATGTTACTCGCTGAACGTGGCCGACCGCCTGACCCGCAGGCCTAATGTCCGGATCGTTATGCTTGGCGGCGTCTACCACCCGTCATCGGCTTCGTTCTCGGGCAATTCCGGTCTCGAGACGCTCGATCATCTCGGCATCAACGTCGCCTTCCTGTCGGCTGCCGGCGTCGATCCCGACCGTGGGGCGACGTGCGTTCATTTTCATGAAGTGCCGGTCAAGCAGAAGGTGATTTCACTGGCGCGCGAGAATTACCTCGTGGTGGACAACAGCAAGATCGGCAGGCTGAAGGCTGCTTTCTTTGCGCCGCTCGCCGCTTTCCGGGCGGTGATCACCGAAGACGGAGAGGCGACGCTTCCGGCCCTTGAGGCGTCGAGGGGATAA
- the deoC gene encoding deoxyribose-phosphate aldolase — translation MEDLAVKAGAVSAKPAGTGHNWPRNDGVDLDLSWVLDQRVNLSAAERRVATLPGRRTVKKDAQAAWLLKAVTCIDLTTLNGDDTTERVKRLCAKARRPVRQDLLDALGMGDRDITTGAICVYHRFVSTAVEALDGSGIPVAAVSTGFPAGLVPHGLKLKEIEASVADGAREIDIVITREHVLTGNWQALYDEMRDFRDACGDAHVKAILATGDLKTLRNVARASLVCMMAGADFIKTSTGKEGVNATLLVTLVMLRMIRAYQERTGIKVGYKPAGGISAAKDVLNYQFLMKEELGREWLEPDLFRVGASSLLADIERQLEHHVSGAYSALNRHPIG, via the coding sequence TTGGAAGACCTTGCTGTGAAGGCGGGGGCGGTTTCCGCCAAGCCCGCTGGCACCGGTCACAACTGGCCGCGCAACGACGGTGTCGATCTCGACCTTTCCTGGGTGCTGGACCAGCGCGTCAATCTTTCCGCTGCCGAGCGGCGTGTCGCAACGCTGCCGGGCCGCCGCACCGTGAAGAAGGATGCGCAGGCCGCCTGGCTCTTGAAGGCGGTCACCTGCATCGACCTGACCACACTCAACGGCGACGATACGACGGAGCGCGTCAAGCGGCTCTGCGCCAAGGCGCGCCGGCCGGTGCGCCAGGATCTTCTCGACGCTCTCGGGATGGGCGATCGCGACATCACGACGGGGGCGATCTGCGTCTATCACCGTTTCGTCTCGACGGCGGTCGAGGCGCTCGATGGCTCCGGCATCCCGGTCGCCGCGGTCTCCACCGGCTTTCCGGCCGGCCTCGTGCCGCACGGCCTCAAGCTCAAGGAAATCGAGGCCTCGGTCGCCGACGGCGCCAGGGAAATCGACATCGTCATCACCCGCGAGCATGTGCTGACCGGTAACTGGCAGGCGCTCTATGACGAGATGCGCGACTTCCGCGACGCCTGCGGCGATGCGCATGTCAAGGCGATCCTCGCGACCGGCGACCTCAAGACCTTGCGCAATGTCGCCCGCGCCTCGCTCGTCTGCATGATGGCGGGGGCCGACTTCATCAAGACCTCGACCGGCAAGGAAGGGGTGAACGCGACGCTGCTCGTCACCCTTGTGATGCTGAGGATGATCCGCGCCTATCAGGAGCGCACCGGCATCAAGGTCGGCTACAAGCCTGCCGGCGGCATCTCGGCGGCGAAGGACGTGCTGAACTACCAGTTCCTGATGAAGGAAGAGCTCGGCCGGGAATGGCTCGAGCCGGATCTCTTCCGCGTCGGGGCATCGAGCCTGCTGGCCGATATCGAGCGCCAGCTCGAACATCATGTCAGCGGCGCCTATTCGGCCCTCAACAGACACCCGATTGGATAA